Proteins from one Palaemon carinicauda isolate YSFRI2023 chromosome 26, ASM3689809v2, whole genome shotgun sequence genomic window:
- the LOC137620024 gene encoding myb-like protein X: MEQEEIIARLRKELERVKDRAEIIDERVEKGKRKTRKQSKRPKREIQREDQIYARLMALYGKEEDNKIKENTKNKKQKNGKENPEKKNTNKQRNTQKEKKNREEKQKENEKEEEKKKKKKKKKKKRLVRRKTVHDRRGPDKLIEDLKRSKNRAKDCVRRLKKKLITITIENKKKIESLEKELLRKQQINAHLMGFYGKKENKITANSKNQKIKNGKNQIEKEIGKKGKIKKKQKTKNQRNKEEKRKRKNKEKPNKENEENTKHEKVKKDRQQLTEKSYAYPYLSHAYHAHPYMSHAYPYLSYAHPYLSHAYPAHPYLSHAYPAHPYLSHAYPAHPYLSYAHPNLSYAHPYLSHAYPAHPYLSHAYPAHPYLSHAYPYWSYAHPYLSRTSKISPEKEIRRGQSVNGTSIEQEIVDQVSRYIPSWNAKNQIEKEIGKKGKKTKNQKNKEEKGKRKNKEKPNKENEENTKREKVKKDRQQLTEKINNSCIDKTSKISPEKEVRRGQPVNGTSIEQKNRRYDFVVVGYQNPKAPIRVLRMKFDCGKCHLNYIINLIIRRVHIPEFDCGYGIFVTFDTQRSEQFQKELEKSREDKKEELRKKKNEKNKEEEQVEKIIDPNRRKEQEKIIKILRKKIKLVDQIAGNLNDRILEEKRNARREIERLKREIEREDQIYARLMALYGKEEEKKLKKNNNQKQKNRKNHEQKKKTNNQTNNQKEKENEREERERKQNPKNRKEEENGEEEKNPIINNQKGKKNGKEEKKLENNNQKEKEK, from the coding sequence ATGGAGCAAGAGGAGATAATAGCAAGACTGAGGAAAGAACTTGAGCGTGTAAAAGATCGTGCAGAGATTATAGACGAAAGGGTGGAGAAAGGAAAGagaaagactagaaaacaaagcaAAAGGCCCAAAAGGGAGATTCAACGAGAAGATCAAATATACGCTCGTTTGATGGCACTCTACGGAAAGGAGGaggataataaaataaaagagaacaccAAAAATAAGAAACAGAAGAATGGAAAGGAAAATcctgagaaaaaaaatacaaataagcaAAGAAATACTCAGAAAGAGAAGAAGAATAGAGAAGAGaagcagaaggaaaatgaaaaggaggaggagaagaagaagaagaagaagaagaagaagaagaagaggctagTACGTAGAAAGACTGTCCACGATAGAAGGGGTCCAGACAAGctaatagaagatttgaagagaagCAAGAACCGTGCAAAGGATTGTGTAAGGAGACTTAAAAAGAAGCTCATCACAATAAccatagagaataaaaagaaaattgaaagtcttgaaaaggagcttctacgaaaacAGCAAATCAACGCTCATTTGATGGGAttttatggaaagaaggaaaataagataactgCAAATAGCAAGAATCAGAAGATAAAGAATGGAAAGAATCAGATAGAAAAGGAGATTGGAAAGAAAGGGAAGATTAAGAAAAAGCAGAAAACCAAGAATCAGAGGAAtaaggaggagaagaggaagagaaaaaataaagaaaaaccaaataAGGAGAACGAAGAGAACACAAaacacgaaaaggtaaaaaaggaCAGACAACAACTGACAGAAAAGAGCTATGCCTACCCTTATTTGAGCCATGCCTATCATGCCCATCCTTATATGAGCCATGCCTACCCTTATTTGAGCTATGCCCACCCTTATTTGAGCCATGCCTATCCTGCCCACCCTTATTTGAGCCATGCCTATCCTGCCCACCCTTATTTGAGCCACGCCTATCCTGCCCACCCTTATTTGAGCTATGCCCACCCTAATTTGAGCTATGCCCACCCTTATTTGAGCCATGCCTACCCTGCCCACCCTTATTTGAGCCATGCCTATCCTGCCCACCCTTATTTGAGCCATGCCTACCCTTATTGGAGCTATGCCCACCCTTATTTGAGCAGAACATCAAAAATCTCTCCAGAAAAGGAGATCAGAAGAGGACAATCAGTCAATGGAACCTCCATTGAACAAGAAATCGTTGATCAGGTAAGTCGTTACATTCCATCATGGAATGCAAAGAATCAGATAGAAAAGGAGAttggaaagaaagggaagaaaaccAAGAATCAGAAGAAtaaggaggagaaggggaagagaaaaaataaagaaaaaccaaataAGGAGAACGAAGAGAACACAAAACGCGAGAAGGTAAAAAAGGACAGACAACAACTGACGGAAAAGATAAACAATTCATGTATTGACAAAACATCAAAAATCTCTCCAGAAAAGGAGGTCAGAAGAGGACAACCAGTCAATGGAACCTCCATTGAACAAAAGAACCGAAGATATGACTTTGTTGTAGTGGGCTATCAAAACCCCAAAGCTCCCATCAGAGTCTTACGTATGAAGTTCGACTGTGGCAAGTGCCACTTAAACTACATTATCAATCTAATTATTAGAAGGGTTCATATTCCAGAATTTGATTGCGGTTACGGTATTTTCGTAACTTTCGATACACAAAGGAGTGAACAGTTTCAGAAAGAATTAGAGAAGAGCAGGGAGGATAAGAAGGAGGAGTTaaggaaaaagaagaatgaaaagaataaGGAGGAAGAGCAGGTGGAGAAGATAATTGACCCCAATCGTCGAAAGGAGCAAGAgaagataataaaaatattgaggAAAAAAATTAAGCTTGTAGATCAGATTGCAGGTAATCTTAACGATAGGATTCTGGAAGAAAAGAGAAACGCTCGCAGAGAAATCGAAAGGCTTAAAAGGGAGATTGAACGAGAAGATCAAATATACGCTCGTTTGATGGCGCTCTatggaaaggaggaggaaaagaaactaaaaaagaaCAATAATCAAAAACAGAAAAATAGAAAGAACCATgagcaaaaaaagaaaacaaataatcaaacaaataatcagaaagagaaggagaatgaaagggaggagagagagagaaaacaaaatccCAAAAATAGGAAAGAAGAGGAGAATGGAGAGGAGGAGAAAAATCCGATAATCAATAATCAAAAAggaaagaagaatggaaaggaggagaaaAAACTGGAAAACAATAATCAAAAAGAAAAGGAGAAGTAA
- the LOC137620023 gene encoding putative carbonic anhydrase 2: MFCSNKGRHGSNKGGQDRHGSNKGGHSSNKGRHDSNKGGHSSNKGRHGSNKGGQNRHGSNKGGHSSNKGRHGSNKDGEDRHGSNKGGHGSNKAGHGPNKGGHGPNKVRHGPNKDGKDENEDGEGENEGGKDENEDGEDEDGEDENEDGEGENEGGKDENEDGEDEDGEDENENGEDEDEL; this comes from the exons ATGTTCTGCTCAAATAAGGGTAGGCATGGCTCAAATAAGGGTGGGCAGGATAGGCATGGCTCAAATAAGGGTGGGCATAGCTCAAATAAAGGTAGGCATGACTCAAATAAGGGTGGGCATAGCTCAAATAAAGGTAGGCATGGCTCAAATAAGGGTGGGCAGAATAGGCATGGCTCAAATAAGGGTGGGCATAGCTCAAATAAGGGTAGGCATGGCTCAAATAAGGATGGGGAGGATAGGCATGGCTCAAATAAGGGTGGGCATGGCTCAAATAAGGCTGGCCATGGCCCAAATAAGGGTGGCCATGGGCCAAATAAGGTTAGGCATGGCCCAAATAAGG ACGGCAAAGATGAAAACGAAGATGGCGAGGGTGAAAACGAAGGCGGCAAGGATGAAAACGAAGACGGCGAAGACGAAGACGGTGAAGATGAAAACGAAGATGGCGAGGGTGAAAACGAAGGCGGCAAGGATGAAAACGAAGACGGCGAAGACGAAGACGGTGAAGATGAAAACGAAAACGGCGAAGACGAAGACGaattataa